In Dromiciops gliroides isolate mDroGli1 chromosome 5, mDroGli1.pri, whole genome shotgun sequence, the following are encoded in one genomic region:
- the LOC122729385 gene encoding testis-specific H1 histone, protein MTEPADPDGEGVSKELVLESSEKASEKASEKALDTHVKHRRRSVLQVSQLLLRAIAAHKGLTLTVLKKEFGNAGYQVHRKCSHHSTEALKPASGKGTMLRVSGPKAEGYFRVWKSLKPIKKRTKKPSAKIEEVHQKRFQTLFSRRDRKPPKEASQPTAGDSFKPETPAVPETPGTRETPHTSKEKIYVEQVNENPADMEDVALSLFPAYSASPKASKKTREEMGHKAKQQKIKKMKMKAKSKSRKGSAEGSKRPKTKKEKKMRIKENKRARANEDKKMKSKEKTKEAREKKVEPQQRMKLKQTRQTQSYCQRYSPNGKPASARSSKIQRGYIKALDLRARRPYKVSSRKDSAGNENAQRIGGHP, encoded by the coding sequence ATGACGGAGCCAGCTGATCCCGATGGCGAAGGCGTTTCGAAAGAGTTAGTCCTTGAATCGTCGGAAAAGGCTTCGGAAAAGGCTTCGGAAAAGGCTCTGGACACGCACGTGAAGCATCGCCGGCGGTCGGTGCTCCAAGTCTCCCAACTCCTGCTGCGGGCCATTGCCGCCCACAAAGGACTGACTCTCACAGTGCTCAAGAAGGAGTTTGGCAACGCCGGCTACCAGGTGCACAGGAAATGCAGCCATCATTCCACCGAGGCGCTCAAGCCGGCGTCGGGGAAAGGCACCATGCTCCGGGTGAGCGGCCCCAAAGCCGAAGGCTACTTCAGAGTCTGGAAGAGTCTGAAGCCGATCAAGAAACGGACAAAGAAACCGTCTGCGAAGATCGAGGAGGTGCACCAGAAGCGCTTCCAGACCCTGTTCTCTCGCCGGGACAGGAAGCCTCCTAAGGAGGCTTCCCAACCCACCGCAGGGGACTCGTTCAAACCCGAGACTCCCGCGGTGCCCGAGACTCCCGGGACTCGCGAGACTCCTCATACATCTAAGGAGAAAATCTACGTGGAGCAAGTGAATGAAAACCCTGCGGATATGGAGGACGTTGCTCTGAGCTTATTCCCGGCATACTCCGCGAGCCCGAAAGCGTCTAAGAAAACGAGGGAAGAGATGGGGCACAAGGCGAAGCAGCAGAAGAtaaaaaagatgaagatgaaggcGAAATCGAAAAGCCGGAAGGGGTCGGCGGAAGGGTCAAAAAGgccaaagacaaagaaagagaagaaaatgcgGATTAAGGAGAACAAAAGAGCGAGGGCGAACGAAGACAAGAAAATGAAGTCgaaggaaaagacaaaggagGCGAGGGAGAAGAAAGTGGAGCCCCAGCAGCGAATGAAGCTTAAGCAAACCCGCCAGACCCAGAGCTATTGCCAGAGATACAGTCCAAACGGAAAGCCCGCATCAGCCAGGTCGAGCAAGATTCAAAGAGGCTATATAAAGGCCCTTGATCTGCGAGCGAGGCGCCCCTACAAAGTTTCCTCCCGAAAGGATTCTGCAGGAAACGAAAACGCACAAAGGATCGGTGGCCATCCTTAG